A stretch of Rhinoderma darwinii isolate aRhiDar2 chromosome 4, aRhiDar2.hap1, whole genome shotgun sequence DNA encodes these proteins:
- the LOC142761373 gene encoding germ cell nuclear acidic protein-like translates to MTHFQETKQELVERLYKLYNQTVFNNKLPGTLQITWTKRLTATSAQCINISEDVDRYSRIEISEKVCDSAERVRDVLIHEMCHAACWLINGVQKDGHGQLWKSYAQKVTRVHPGLPPVTIYHTYDINYKFNYVCEWCLNRVGRFTGLKDERAYCRFCGGRLLLLNTTEDKDMPSTSHRTPNSQTFRENCSAAKRTASGINHQKLTQTLNPGCSIKRKRSAPSVIK, encoded by the exons ATGACTCATTTCCAGGAGACCAAACAGGAGCTTGTAgaacggctgtacaagttatacaaCCAAACCGTGTTTAACAACAAG CTTCCTGGGACCTTACAAATAACCTGGACTAAAAGACTGACGGCAACATCTGCTCAGTGTATTAATATAAGTGAGGATGTGGATCGATATTCCAGGATTGAGATCTCGGAAAAAGTCTGTGACTCTGCAG AGCGCGTTAGAGATGTATTAATACATGAAATGTGTCATGCTGCCTGCTGGCTCATCAATGGAGTGCAAAAAGATGGACATGGTCAATTGTGGAAGTCCTATGCTCAAAAAGTCACCCGTGTCCACCCTGGGCTACCACCGGTGACCATATACCACACCTATGACATCAATTATAAATTCAACTACGTGTGCGAATGGTGTCTTAACCG GGTGGGACGTTTCACAGGTCTTAAAGACGAGAGAGCATATTGTCGTTTCTGTGGGGGCAGACTGCTCTTACTGAACACCACCGAAGATAAGGACATGCCATCTACAAGTCATCGCACTCCAAACTCACAGACATTCAGAGAGAACTGCAGTGCAGCCAAAAGAACAGCATCTGGAATAAACCATCAAAAACTAACGCAGACACTCAATCCTGGATGTTCTATCAAACGGAAGCGATCTGCTCCTTCCGTTATCAAAT AA